A part of Syngnathoides biaculeatus isolate LvHL_M chromosome 21, ASM1980259v1, whole genome shotgun sequence genomic DNA contains:
- the nlgn2a gene encoding neuroligin-2a isoform X1 → MRPFLLARGPKRLASPVPDWCVQLGLALLLNLASSQKAEPSKHPVVTTNYGKLRGVKKDLNNEILGPVEQYLGVPYATAPIGDRRFQPPEAPGSWQEIRNATQFAPVCPQNVHGVLPEIMLPVWFTDNLDVAAGYIQNQSEDCLYLNVYVPTEDGPLSKKHDESAANKPRDEDIRDRRKKPVMLFIHGGSYMEGTGNMFDASVLAAYGNVIVVTVNYRLGVLGFLSTGDQSAKGNYGLLDQIQALRWLNENIGHFGGDPERITIFGSGAGASCVNLLILSHHSEGLFHRAVAQSGTAISSWSVNYQPLKYTKILARKVGCTYAETADLVDCLRRKNFRELVDQDIQPARYHIAFGPVVDGDVVPDDPEILMQQGEFLNYDMLIGVNQGEGLKFVDDSEDNDGISAAAFDYTISNFVDNLYGYPEGKDILRETIKFMYTDWADRDNGDMRRKTLLALFTDHQWVAPAVATAKLHAEFQSPVYFYTFYHHCQTETRPEWADAAHGDEIPYVFGVPMIGATDLFPCNFSKNDVMLSAVVMTYWTNFAKTGDPNLPVPQDTKFIHTKPNRFEEVIWTKFNSKDKQYLHIGLKPRVRDNYRANKVAFWLELVPHLHNLNDRLISSTTRSPPGPGPGTPRTRTAGPRITHDPTFSYYPDPDGSERPPPVLFPGDTRDYSTELSVTVAVGASLLFLNVLAFAALYYKRDKRHELRRRRLSPQRGGPANDLPHSQEEEIMSLQMKHSEHDAHHDMEPLRPHDILRPACPPDYTLALRRAPDDVPLMTPNTITMIPSTIASMQPLHAFNTFPGAGPNNTLPHPHSTTRV, encoded by the exons ATGCGGCCGTTTCTGCTCGCGAGGGGACCAAAGAGACTTGCGTCCCCGGTGCCGGACTGGTGCGTGCAGCTGGGCCTCGCCCTCCTCTTAAACCTGGCCTCCAGCCAAAAAGCGGAGCCCTCCAAGCACCCCGTGGTCACCACCAACTACGGCAAGCTCCGAGGGGTCAAGAAGGACCTGAACAACGAGATCCTGGGCCCGGTGGAGCAGTACCTGGGCGTGCCCTACGCCACGGCGCCCATCGGCGACCGCCGTTTTCAGCCGCCCGAAGCCCCGGGCTCGTGGCAGGAGATCCGCAACGCCACCCAGTTTGCCCCCGTGTGCCCCCAAAACGTCCACGGGGTGCTCCCCGAGATCATGTTGCCCGTCTGGTTCACCGACAACCTGGACGTAGCGGCCGGGTACATCCAGAACCAGAGCGAGGACTGCCTCTATCTCAACGTCTACGTGCCCACGGAGGATG GTCCGCTCTCAAAAAAACACGATGAATCTGCAGCCAACAAGCCTCGAGACGAAG ACATTCGCGACCGCAGGAAGAAGCCGGTGATGTTGTTCATCCACGGAGGCTCGTACATGGAAGGCACCGGAAACATGTTTGACGCCAGCGTCCTCGCCGCCTACGGCAACGTCATCGTGGTGACTGTCAACTACCGTCTCGGCGTGCTGG GTTTTCTCAGCACCGGTGACCAATCGGCCAAGGGGAACTACGGCCTCCTGGACCAGATTCAAGCGCTGCGCTGGCTCAACGAGAACATCGGTCACTTCGGCGGAGACCCAGAGAGGATCACCATCTTTGGATCGGGAGCCGGGGCGTCCTGCGTCAACCTCCTCATCCTCTCCCACCACTCGGAGG GGCTCTTCCACAGGGCCGTCGCCCAAAGCGGAACGGCCATCTCCAGCTGGTCTGTCAACTACCAGCCGCTCAAGTACACCAAAATCCTGGCCCGCAAGGTGGGCTGCACCTACGCCGAGACCGCTGACCTGGTGGACTGCCTGAGACGCAAGAACTTCAGGGAGCTGGTGGACCAGGACATCCAGCCGGCTCGCTACCACATCGCCTTCGGCCCCGTGGTGGACGGAGACGTGGTGCCCGACGATCCCGAGATTCTCATGCAGCAG GGGGAGTTCCTCAACTACGACATGCTGATTGGTGTCAATCAAGGGGAGGGGCTGAAGTTTGTCGACGACAGCGAGGACAACGACGGCATCTCTGCTGCGGCGTTTGACTACACCATCTCCAACTTTGTCGACAACCTCTACGGATATCCCGAGG GCAAAGACATCCTGAGGGAGACCATCAAGTTTATGTACACGGACTGGGCAGACCGAGACAACGGCGACATGCGGCGCAAGACCTTGCTCGCTCTGTTTACAGACCACCAGTGGGTGGCGCCGGCGGTGGCCACCGCCAAGCTCCACGCCGAGTTCCAGTCGCCCGTTTACTTTTACACCTTCTACCACCACTGCCAGACGGAGACGCGGCCCGAGTGGGCCGACGCCGCCCACGGAGATGAGATACCGTACGTTTTCGGGGTGCCCATGATCGGCGCCACGGACTTGTTCCCGTGCAACTTCTCCAAGAACGACGTGATGCTCAGCGCTGTCGTCATGACCTACTGGACCAACTTCGCCAAGACCGG GGATCCCAACTTACCGGTACCCCAGGACACCAAATTCATCCACACCAAGCCCAACCGTTTTGAAGAAGTCATCTGGACCAAGTTCAACTCCAAGGACAAGCAGTACCTCCACATTGGCTTGAAACCTCGGGTCAGAGACAACTACAGAGCCAACAAGGTGGCCTTCTGGTTGGAGCTGGTCCCCCATCTGCACAACCTAAACGACAGGTTGATTTCGAGCACCACTCGCTCACCCCCCGGTCCGGGTCCCGGCACTCCCAGAACCAGAACCGCAGGCCCTCGCATCACCCACGACCCCACCTTCTCCTACTACCCGGACCCCGACGGGTCCGAGCGTCCGCCGCCGGTCCTTTTCCCCGGCGACACCCGCGACTACTCCACGGAGCTGAGCGTGACGGTCGCCGTGGGGGCGTCCCTGCTCTTCCTCAACGTCCTGGCCTTCGCCGCCCTCTACTACAAGCGCGACAAGAGGCACGAGCTGCGCCGCCGCCGGCTGTCTCCTCAGCGGGGGGGCCCGGCCAACGACCTGCCTCACAGCCAAGAGGAGGAGATCATGTCCCTGCAGATGAAGCATTCCGAGCACGACGCTCACCACGACATGGAGCCCCTGCGGCCCCACGACATCCTGCGGCCCGCCTGCCCCCCCGACTACACGCTGGCGCTGCGCCGAGCCCCGGACGACGTGCCTCTGATGACGCCCAACACCATCACCATGATCCCCAGCACCATCGCGAGCATGCAGCCCCTCCACGCCTTCAATACCTTCCCCGGCGCGGGCCCCAACAACACTctgccccacccccactccaccACCAGGGTATAG
- the nlgn2a gene encoding neuroligin-2a isoform X4: MLFIHGGSYMEGTGNMFDASVLAAYGNVIVVTVNYRLGVLGFLSTGDQSAKGNYGLLDQIQALRWLNENIGHFGGDPERITIFGSGAGASCVNLLILSHHSEGLFHRAVAQSGTAISSWSVNYQPLKYTKILARKVGCTYAETADLVDCLRRKNFRELVDQDIQPARYHIAFGPVVDGDVVPDDPEILMQQGEFLNYDMLIGVNQGEGLKFVDDSEDNDGISAAAFDYTISNFVDNLYGYPEGKDILRETIKFMYTDWADRDNGDMRRKTLLALFTDHQWVAPAVATAKLHAEFQSPVYFYTFYHHCQTETRPEWADAAHGDEIPYVFGVPMIGATDLFPCNFSKNDVMLSAVVMTYWTNFAKTGDPNLPVPQDTKFIHTKPNRFEEVIWTKFNSKDKQYLHIGLKPRVRDNYRANKVAFWLELVPHLHNLNDRLISSTTRSPPGPGPGTPRTRTAGPRITHDPTFSYYPDPDGSERPPPVLFPGDTRDYSTELSVTVAVGASLLFLNVLAFAALYYKRDKRHELRRRRLSPQRGGPANDLPHSQEEEIMSLQMKHSEHDAHHDMEPLRPHDILRPACPPDYTLALRRAPDDVPLMTPNTITMIPSTIASMQPLHAFNTFPGAGPNNTLPHPHSTTRV, from the exons ATGTTGTTCATCCACGGAGGCTCGTACATGGAAGGCACCGGAAACATGTTTGACGCCAGCGTCCTCGCCGCCTACGGCAACGTCATCGTGGTGACTGTCAACTACCGTCTCGGCGTGCTGG GTTTTCTCAGCACCGGTGACCAATCGGCCAAGGGGAACTACGGCCTCCTGGACCAGATTCAAGCGCTGCGCTGGCTCAACGAGAACATCGGTCACTTCGGCGGAGACCCAGAGAGGATCACCATCTTTGGATCGGGAGCCGGGGCGTCCTGCGTCAACCTCCTCATCCTCTCCCACCACTCGGAGG GGCTCTTCCACAGGGCCGTCGCCCAAAGCGGAACGGCCATCTCCAGCTGGTCTGTCAACTACCAGCCGCTCAAGTACACCAAAATCCTGGCCCGCAAGGTGGGCTGCACCTACGCCGAGACCGCTGACCTGGTGGACTGCCTGAGACGCAAGAACTTCAGGGAGCTGGTGGACCAGGACATCCAGCCGGCTCGCTACCACATCGCCTTCGGCCCCGTGGTGGACGGAGACGTGGTGCCCGACGATCCCGAGATTCTCATGCAGCAG GGGGAGTTCCTCAACTACGACATGCTGATTGGTGTCAATCAAGGGGAGGGGCTGAAGTTTGTCGACGACAGCGAGGACAACGACGGCATCTCTGCTGCGGCGTTTGACTACACCATCTCCAACTTTGTCGACAACCTCTACGGATATCCCGAGG GCAAAGACATCCTGAGGGAGACCATCAAGTTTATGTACACGGACTGGGCAGACCGAGACAACGGCGACATGCGGCGCAAGACCTTGCTCGCTCTGTTTACAGACCACCAGTGGGTGGCGCCGGCGGTGGCCACCGCCAAGCTCCACGCCGAGTTCCAGTCGCCCGTTTACTTTTACACCTTCTACCACCACTGCCAGACGGAGACGCGGCCCGAGTGGGCCGACGCCGCCCACGGAGATGAGATACCGTACGTTTTCGGGGTGCCCATGATCGGCGCCACGGACTTGTTCCCGTGCAACTTCTCCAAGAACGACGTGATGCTCAGCGCTGTCGTCATGACCTACTGGACCAACTTCGCCAAGACCGG GGATCCCAACTTACCGGTACCCCAGGACACCAAATTCATCCACACCAAGCCCAACCGTTTTGAAGAAGTCATCTGGACCAAGTTCAACTCCAAGGACAAGCAGTACCTCCACATTGGCTTGAAACCTCGGGTCAGAGACAACTACAGAGCCAACAAGGTGGCCTTCTGGTTGGAGCTGGTCCCCCATCTGCACAACCTAAACGACAGGTTGATTTCGAGCACCACTCGCTCACCCCCCGGTCCGGGTCCCGGCACTCCCAGAACCAGAACCGCAGGCCCTCGCATCACCCACGACCCCACCTTCTCCTACTACCCGGACCCCGACGGGTCCGAGCGTCCGCCGCCGGTCCTTTTCCCCGGCGACACCCGCGACTACTCCACGGAGCTGAGCGTGACGGTCGCCGTGGGGGCGTCCCTGCTCTTCCTCAACGTCCTGGCCTTCGCCGCCCTCTACTACAAGCGCGACAAGAGGCACGAGCTGCGCCGCCGCCGGCTGTCTCCTCAGCGGGGGGGCCCGGCCAACGACCTGCCTCACAGCCAAGAGGAGGAGATCATGTCCCTGCAGATGAAGCATTCCGAGCACGACGCTCACCACGACATGGAGCCCCTGCGGCCCCACGACATCCTGCGGCCCGCCTGCCCCCCCGACTACACGCTGGCGCTGCGCCGAGCCCCGGACGACGTGCCTCTGATGACGCCCAACACCATCACCATGATCCCCAGCACCATCGCGAGCATGCAGCCCCTCCACGCCTTCAATACCTTCCCCGGCGCGGGCCCCAACAACACTctgccccacccccactccaccACCAGGGTATAG
- the nlgn2a gene encoding neuroligin-2a isoform X2, with protein MRPFLLARGPKRLASPVPDWCVQLGLALLLNLASSQKAEPSKHPVVTTNYGKLRGVKKDLNNEILGPVEQYLGVPYATAPIGDRRFQPPEAPGSWQEIRNATQFAPVCPQNVHGVLPEIMLPVWFTDNLDVAAGYIQNQSEDCLYLNVYVPTEDDIRDRRKKPVMLFIHGGSYMEGTGNMFDASVLAAYGNVIVVTVNYRLGVLGFLSTGDQSAKGNYGLLDQIQALRWLNENIGHFGGDPERITIFGSGAGASCVNLLILSHHSEGLFHRAVAQSGTAISSWSVNYQPLKYTKILARKVGCTYAETADLVDCLRRKNFRELVDQDIQPARYHIAFGPVVDGDVVPDDPEILMQQGEFLNYDMLIGVNQGEGLKFVDDSEDNDGISAAAFDYTISNFVDNLYGYPEGKDILRETIKFMYTDWADRDNGDMRRKTLLALFTDHQWVAPAVATAKLHAEFQSPVYFYTFYHHCQTETRPEWADAAHGDEIPYVFGVPMIGATDLFPCNFSKNDVMLSAVVMTYWTNFAKTGDPNLPVPQDTKFIHTKPNRFEEVIWTKFNSKDKQYLHIGLKPRVRDNYRANKVAFWLELVPHLHNLNDRLISSTTRSPPGPGPGTPRTRTAGPRITHDPTFSYYPDPDGSERPPPVLFPGDTRDYSTELSVTVAVGASLLFLNVLAFAALYYKRDKRHELRRRRLSPQRGGPANDLPHSQEEEIMSLQMKHSEHDAHHDMEPLRPHDILRPACPPDYTLALRRAPDDVPLMTPNTITMIPSTIASMQPLHAFNTFPGAGPNNTLPHPHSTTRV; from the exons ATGCGGCCGTTTCTGCTCGCGAGGGGACCAAAGAGACTTGCGTCCCCGGTGCCGGACTGGTGCGTGCAGCTGGGCCTCGCCCTCCTCTTAAACCTGGCCTCCAGCCAAAAAGCGGAGCCCTCCAAGCACCCCGTGGTCACCACCAACTACGGCAAGCTCCGAGGGGTCAAGAAGGACCTGAACAACGAGATCCTGGGCCCGGTGGAGCAGTACCTGGGCGTGCCCTACGCCACGGCGCCCATCGGCGACCGCCGTTTTCAGCCGCCCGAAGCCCCGGGCTCGTGGCAGGAGATCCGCAACGCCACCCAGTTTGCCCCCGTGTGCCCCCAAAACGTCCACGGGGTGCTCCCCGAGATCATGTTGCCCGTCTGGTTCACCGACAACCTGGACGTAGCGGCCGGGTACATCCAGAACCAGAGCGAGGACTGCCTCTATCTCAACGTCTACGTGCCCACGGAGGATG ACATTCGCGACCGCAGGAAGAAGCCGGTGATGTTGTTCATCCACGGAGGCTCGTACATGGAAGGCACCGGAAACATGTTTGACGCCAGCGTCCTCGCCGCCTACGGCAACGTCATCGTGGTGACTGTCAACTACCGTCTCGGCGTGCTGG GTTTTCTCAGCACCGGTGACCAATCGGCCAAGGGGAACTACGGCCTCCTGGACCAGATTCAAGCGCTGCGCTGGCTCAACGAGAACATCGGTCACTTCGGCGGAGACCCAGAGAGGATCACCATCTTTGGATCGGGAGCCGGGGCGTCCTGCGTCAACCTCCTCATCCTCTCCCACCACTCGGAGG GGCTCTTCCACAGGGCCGTCGCCCAAAGCGGAACGGCCATCTCCAGCTGGTCTGTCAACTACCAGCCGCTCAAGTACACCAAAATCCTGGCCCGCAAGGTGGGCTGCACCTACGCCGAGACCGCTGACCTGGTGGACTGCCTGAGACGCAAGAACTTCAGGGAGCTGGTGGACCAGGACATCCAGCCGGCTCGCTACCACATCGCCTTCGGCCCCGTGGTGGACGGAGACGTGGTGCCCGACGATCCCGAGATTCTCATGCAGCAG GGGGAGTTCCTCAACTACGACATGCTGATTGGTGTCAATCAAGGGGAGGGGCTGAAGTTTGTCGACGACAGCGAGGACAACGACGGCATCTCTGCTGCGGCGTTTGACTACACCATCTCCAACTTTGTCGACAACCTCTACGGATATCCCGAGG GCAAAGACATCCTGAGGGAGACCATCAAGTTTATGTACACGGACTGGGCAGACCGAGACAACGGCGACATGCGGCGCAAGACCTTGCTCGCTCTGTTTACAGACCACCAGTGGGTGGCGCCGGCGGTGGCCACCGCCAAGCTCCACGCCGAGTTCCAGTCGCCCGTTTACTTTTACACCTTCTACCACCACTGCCAGACGGAGACGCGGCCCGAGTGGGCCGACGCCGCCCACGGAGATGAGATACCGTACGTTTTCGGGGTGCCCATGATCGGCGCCACGGACTTGTTCCCGTGCAACTTCTCCAAGAACGACGTGATGCTCAGCGCTGTCGTCATGACCTACTGGACCAACTTCGCCAAGACCGG GGATCCCAACTTACCGGTACCCCAGGACACCAAATTCATCCACACCAAGCCCAACCGTTTTGAAGAAGTCATCTGGACCAAGTTCAACTCCAAGGACAAGCAGTACCTCCACATTGGCTTGAAACCTCGGGTCAGAGACAACTACAGAGCCAACAAGGTGGCCTTCTGGTTGGAGCTGGTCCCCCATCTGCACAACCTAAACGACAGGTTGATTTCGAGCACCACTCGCTCACCCCCCGGTCCGGGTCCCGGCACTCCCAGAACCAGAACCGCAGGCCCTCGCATCACCCACGACCCCACCTTCTCCTACTACCCGGACCCCGACGGGTCCGAGCGTCCGCCGCCGGTCCTTTTCCCCGGCGACACCCGCGACTACTCCACGGAGCTGAGCGTGACGGTCGCCGTGGGGGCGTCCCTGCTCTTCCTCAACGTCCTGGCCTTCGCCGCCCTCTACTACAAGCGCGACAAGAGGCACGAGCTGCGCCGCCGCCGGCTGTCTCCTCAGCGGGGGGGCCCGGCCAACGACCTGCCTCACAGCCAAGAGGAGGAGATCATGTCCCTGCAGATGAAGCATTCCGAGCACGACGCTCACCACGACATGGAGCCCCTGCGGCCCCACGACATCCTGCGGCCCGCCTGCCCCCCCGACTACACGCTGGCGCTGCGCCGAGCCCCGGACGACGTGCCTCTGATGACGCCCAACACCATCACCATGATCCCCAGCACCATCGCGAGCATGCAGCCCCTCCACGCCTTCAATACCTTCCCCGGCGCGGGCCCCAACAACACTctgccccacccccactccaccACCAGGGTATAG
- the nlgn2a gene encoding neuroligin-2a isoform X3 has protein sequence MRPFLLARGPKRLASPVPDWCVQLGLALLLNLASSQKAEPSKHPVVTTNYGKLRGVKKDLNNEILGPVEQYLGVPYATAPIGDRRFQPPEAPGSWQEIRNATQFAPVCPQNVHGVLPEIMLPVWFTDNLDVAAGYIQNQSEDCLYLNVYVPTEDGPLSKKHDESAANKPRDEDIRDRRKKPVMLFIHGGSYMEGTGNMFDASVLAAYGNVIVVTVNYRLGVLGLFHRAVAQSGTAISSWSVNYQPLKYTKILARKVGCTYAETADLVDCLRRKNFRELVDQDIQPARYHIAFGPVVDGDVVPDDPEILMQQGEFLNYDMLIGVNQGEGLKFVDDSEDNDGISAAAFDYTISNFVDNLYGYPEGKDILRETIKFMYTDWADRDNGDMRRKTLLALFTDHQWVAPAVATAKLHAEFQSPVYFYTFYHHCQTETRPEWADAAHGDEIPYVFGVPMIGATDLFPCNFSKNDVMLSAVVMTYWTNFAKTGDPNLPVPQDTKFIHTKPNRFEEVIWTKFNSKDKQYLHIGLKPRVRDNYRANKVAFWLELVPHLHNLNDRLISSTTRSPPGPGPGTPRTRTAGPRITHDPTFSYYPDPDGSERPPPVLFPGDTRDYSTELSVTVAVGASLLFLNVLAFAALYYKRDKRHELRRRRLSPQRGGPANDLPHSQEEEIMSLQMKHSEHDAHHDMEPLRPHDILRPACPPDYTLALRRAPDDVPLMTPNTITMIPSTIASMQPLHAFNTFPGAGPNNTLPHPHSTTRV, from the exons ATGCGGCCGTTTCTGCTCGCGAGGGGACCAAAGAGACTTGCGTCCCCGGTGCCGGACTGGTGCGTGCAGCTGGGCCTCGCCCTCCTCTTAAACCTGGCCTCCAGCCAAAAAGCGGAGCCCTCCAAGCACCCCGTGGTCACCACCAACTACGGCAAGCTCCGAGGGGTCAAGAAGGACCTGAACAACGAGATCCTGGGCCCGGTGGAGCAGTACCTGGGCGTGCCCTACGCCACGGCGCCCATCGGCGACCGCCGTTTTCAGCCGCCCGAAGCCCCGGGCTCGTGGCAGGAGATCCGCAACGCCACCCAGTTTGCCCCCGTGTGCCCCCAAAACGTCCACGGGGTGCTCCCCGAGATCATGTTGCCCGTCTGGTTCACCGACAACCTGGACGTAGCGGCCGGGTACATCCAGAACCAGAGCGAGGACTGCCTCTATCTCAACGTCTACGTGCCCACGGAGGATG GTCCGCTCTCAAAAAAACACGATGAATCTGCAGCCAACAAGCCTCGAGACGAAG ACATTCGCGACCGCAGGAAGAAGCCGGTGATGTTGTTCATCCACGGAGGCTCGTACATGGAAGGCACCGGAAACATGTTTGACGCCAGCGTCCTCGCCGCCTACGGCAACGTCATCGTGGTGACTGTCAACTACCGTCTCGGCGTGCTGG GGCTCTTCCACAGGGCCGTCGCCCAAAGCGGAACGGCCATCTCCAGCTGGTCTGTCAACTACCAGCCGCTCAAGTACACCAAAATCCTGGCCCGCAAGGTGGGCTGCACCTACGCCGAGACCGCTGACCTGGTGGACTGCCTGAGACGCAAGAACTTCAGGGAGCTGGTGGACCAGGACATCCAGCCGGCTCGCTACCACATCGCCTTCGGCCCCGTGGTGGACGGAGACGTGGTGCCCGACGATCCCGAGATTCTCATGCAGCAG GGGGAGTTCCTCAACTACGACATGCTGATTGGTGTCAATCAAGGGGAGGGGCTGAAGTTTGTCGACGACAGCGAGGACAACGACGGCATCTCTGCTGCGGCGTTTGACTACACCATCTCCAACTTTGTCGACAACCTCTACGGATATCCCGAGG GCAAAGACATCCTGAGGGAGACCATCAAGTTTATGTACACGGACTGGGCAGACCGAGACAACGGCGACATGCGGCGCAAGACCTTGCTCGCTCTGTTTACAGACCACCAGTGGGTGGCGCCGGCGGTGGCCACCGCCAAGCTCCACGCCGAGTTCCAGTCGCCCGTTTACTTTTACACCTTCTACCACCACTGCCAGACGGAGACGCGGCCCGAGTGGGCCGACGCCGCCCACGGAGATGAGATACCGTACGTTTTCGGGGTGCCCATGATCGGCGCCACGGACTTGTTCCCGTGCAACTTCTCCAAGAACGACGTGATGCTCAGCGCTGTCGTCATGACCTACTGGACCAACTTCGCCAAGACCGG GGATCCCAACTTACCGGTACCCCAGGACACCAAATTCATCCACACCAAGCCCAACCGTTTTGAAGAAGTCATCTGGACCAAGTTCAACTCCAAGGACAAGCAGTACCTCCACATTGGCTTGAAACCTCGGGTCAGAGACAACTACAGAGCCAACAAGGTGGCCTTCTGGTTGGAGCTGGTCCCCCATCTGCACAACCTAAACGACAGGTTGATTTCGAGCACCACTCGCTCACCCCCCGGTCCGGGTCCCGGCACTCCCAGAACCAGAACCGCAGGCCCTCGCATCACCCACGACCCCACCTTCTCCTACTACCCGGACCCCGACGGGTCCGAGCGTCCGCCGCCGGTCCTTTTCCCCGGCGACACCCGCGACTACTCCACGGAGCTGAGCGTGACGGTCGCCGTGGGGGCGTCCCTGCTCTTCCTCAACGTCCTGGCCTTCGCCGCCCTCTACTACAAGCGCGACAAGAGGCACGAGCTGCGCCGCCGCCGGCTGTCTCCTCAGCGGGGGGGCCCGGCCAACGACCTGCCTCACAGCCAAGAGGAGGAGATCATGTCCCTGCAGATGAAGCATTCCGAGCACGACGCTCACCACGACATGGAGCCCCTGCGGCCCCACGACATCCTGCGGCCCGCCTGCCCCCCCGACTACACGCTGGCGCTGCGCCGAGCCCCGGACGACGTGCCTCTGATGACGCCCAACACCATCACCATGATCCCCAGCACCATCGCGAGCATGCAGCCCCTCCACGCCTTCAATACCTTCCCCGGCGCGGGCCCCAACAACACTctgccccacccccactccaccACCAGGGTATAG